From a region of the Tursiops truncatus isolate mTurTru1 chromosome 13, mTurTru1.mat.Y, whole genome shotgun sequence genome:
- the LOC101339409 gene encoding methyl-CpG-binding domain protein 1 isoform X37, translating to MAEDWLDCPALGPGWKRREVFRKSGATCGRSDTYYQSPTGDRIRSKVELTRYLGPACDLTLFDFKQGILCYPAPKAHSLAVPSRKRKKPSKPAKAQKRQVGPSKSEVRKEAPRDETKADAGTVPASLPAPGCCENCGISFSGDGTRRQRLKTLCKDCRAQRIAFNREQRMFKRVGCGECAACQVTEDCGACSTCLLQLPHDVASGLFCKCERRRCLRIVERSRGCGVCRGCQTREDCGRCRVCLRPPRPGLRRQWRCVQRRCLRGKHGRRRGGCDSKVAPRRRPPRTQPLPALPPSQPPESPELHPRALAPSPPAEFIYYCVDEDELPYTNRRQNRKCGACAACLRRMDCGHCDFCCDKPKFGGSNQKRQKCRWRQCLQFAMKRLLPSVWAGSEDGAGPPAPYPRRKRPGSARRPRLGQTPKPPLATPMAQPDRAQTPVKQEAGSGFVLPPPGTDLVFLREGASSPVQVPGPAPASTAALLQEAQCPGLSWVVALPQVKQEKADAQEDWTPGTAILTSPVLLPGCPSKAVDPGLPPVKQEPPDPEEDKEEENKDDPTADLAPEEEAGGAGTPVITEIFSLGGTRLRDTAVWLPRSKDLKKPGARKQ from the exons ATGGCTGAGGACTGGCTGGACTGCCcggccctgggccctggctggAAGCGCCGTGAGGTCTTTCGCAAGTCAGGTGCCACCTGTGGACGCTCAGACACCTATTACCAGAG ccccacaggaGACAGGATCCGAAGCAAAGTTGAGCTGACCCGATACCTGGGCCCTGCGTGCGATCTCACCCTCTTTGACTTCAAACAAGGCATCCTGTGCTATCCAGCCCCTAAG GCCCATTCCTTGGCCGTCCCCAGCAGGAAGCGGAAGAAGCCTTCGAAGCCAGCCAAGGCTCAGAAACGTCAGGTTGGACCTTCGAAGAGCGAAGTCAGGAAGGAGGCCCCAAGGGATGAGACCAAGGCTGATGCTGGCACAGTCCCAGCCTCACTTCCTGCGCCTGG GTGCTGTGAGAACTGTGGAATCAGCTTTTCAGGGGATGGAACCCGACGGCAGCGACTCAAGACTCTGTGCAAGGACTGCCGAG CACAGAGAATTGCTTTCAACCGGGAGCAGAGGATGTTTAAG CGTGTGGGCTGCGGGGAGTGTGCGGCCTGCCAGGTAACAGAAGACTGTGGGGCCTGCTCCACCTGCCTTCTGCAGTTGCCCCATGATGTGGCCTCGGGGCTGTTCTGCAAGTGTGAGCGAAGACGGTGCCTCCGGATTGTGGAAAGG AGCCGAGGGTGTGGAGTGTGCCGGGGCTGTCAGACCCGAGAGGACTGTGGCCGTTGTCGAGTCTGCCTTCGCCCTCCCCGCCCTGGTCTCAGGCGCCAGTGGAGGTGCGTCCAGCGGCGTTGCCTGCGG GGTAAACACGGCCGCCGCAGGGGAGGCTGCGACTCCAAGGTGGCTCCCCGGCGGCGCCCTCCCCGAACCCAGCCACTGCCTGCACTTCCGCCCTCGCAGCCTCCAGAGTCTCCAGAGCTG CACCCCAGAGCCCTGGCCCCCTCGCCACCTGCTGAATTCATCTATTACTGTGTAGACGAGGACGAGCTA CCTTACACGAACCGTCGGCAGAACCGCAAGTGTGGGGCCTGTGCGGCCTGCCTGCGGCGGATGGACTGTGGCCACTGCGACTTCTGCTGTGATAAGCCCAAATTCGGGGGCAGCAACCAGAAGCGCCAGAAGTGTCGTTGGCGCCAGTGCCTGCAGTTTGCTATG AAGCGGCTGCTGCCAAGTGTCTGGGCAGGTTCCGAGGATGGCGCCGGGCCACCCGCACCTTACCCGCGTCGAAAGAGGCCTGGCTCTGCTCGAAGGCCCCGTCTGGGTCAGACCCCGAAGCCTCCCTTGGCCACGCCCATGGCCCAGCCAGACCGTGCCCAGACTCCAGTGAAGCAGGAAGCAGGCAGTGGCTTTGTGCTGCCCCCGCCTGGCACCGACCTCGTGTTCTTACGGGAGGGTGCAAGCAGTCCCGTGCAGGTGCCTGGCCCAGCTCCAGCCTCCACAGCGGCTCTGTTACAG GAGGCCCAGTGCCCTGGCCTGAGTTGGGTCGTGGCCTTACCCCAGGTGAAGCAAGAGAAGGCGGATGCCCAGGAAGACTGGACACCGGGCACAGCCATCCTGACTTCTCCTGTATTGCTGCCTGGCTGCCCCAGCAAG GCAGTAGACCCAGGCCTGCCACCTGTGAAGCAAGAGCCACCTGACCCTGAGGAGGACAAGGAGGAGGAGAACAAGGATGACCCCACCGCTGACTTGGCCCcagaggaggaggcaggaggggctggCACGCCCGTG ATCACGGAGATTTTCAGCCTGGGTGGAACCCGCCTCCGGGACACAGCAGTCTGGTTGCCAAG GTCCAAGGACCTTAAAAAACCTGGAGCTAGAAAGCAGTAG
- the LOC101339409 gene encoding methyl-CpG-binding domain protein 1 isoform X31 → MAEDWLDCPALGPGWKRREVFRKSGATCGRSDTYYQSPTGDRIRSKVELTRYLGPACDLTLFDFKQGILCYPAPKAHSLAVPSRKRKKPSKPAKAQKRQVGPSKSEVRKEAPRDETKADAGTVPASLPAPGCCENCGISFSGDGTRRQRLKTLCKDCRAQRIAFNREQRMFKRVGCGECAACQVTEDCGACSTCLLQLPHDVASGLFCKCERRRCLRIVERVSRAGGVGPRLTCTPDPHSPGPMRHTSGPPQSRGCGVCRGCQTREDCGRCRVCLRPPRPGLRRQWRCVQRRCLRHLAHRLRRHHQRCQRRPPLAVAPPAGKHGRRRGGCDSKVAPRRRPPRTQPLPALPPSQPPESPELHPRALAPSPPAEFIYYCVDEDELQPYTNRRQNRKCGACAACLRRMDCGHCDFCCDKPKFGGSNQKRQKCRWRQCLQFAMKRLLPSVWAGSEDGAGPPAPYPRRKRPGSARRPRLGQTPKPPLATPMAQPDRAQTPVKQEAGSGFVLPPPGTDLVFLREGASSPVQVPGPAPASTAALLQAVDPGLPPVKQEPPDPEEDKEEENKDDPTADLAPEEEAGGAGTPVITEIFSLGGTRLRDTAVWLPRSKDLKKPGARKQ, encoded by the exons ATGGCTGAGGACTGGCTGGACTGCCcggccctgggccctggctggAAGCGCCGTGAGGTCTTTCGCAAGTCAGGTGCCACCTGTGGACGCTCAGACACCTATTACCAGAG ccccacaggaGACAGGATCCGAAGCAAAGTTGAGCTGACCCGATACCTGGGCCCTGCGTGCGATCTCACCCTCTTTGACTTCAAACAAGGCATCCTGTGCTATCCAGCCCCTAAG GCCCATTCCTTGGCCGTCCCCAGCAGGAAGCGGAAGAAGCCTTCGAAGCCAGCCAAGGCTCAGAAACGTCAGGTTGGACCTTCGAAGAGCGAAGTCAGGAAGGAGGCCCCAAGGGATGAGACCAAGGCTGATGCTGGCACAGTCCCAGCCTCACTTCCTGCGCCTGG GTGCTGTGAGAACTGTGGAATCAGCTTTTCAGGGGATGGAACCCGACGGCAGCGACTCAAGACTCTGTGCAAGGACTGCCGAG CACAGAGAATTGCTTTCAACCGGGAGCAGAGGATGTTTAAG CGTGTGGGCTGCGGGGAGTGTGCGGCCTGCCAGGTAACAGAAGACTGTGGGGCCTGCTCCACCTGCCTTCTGCAGTTGCCCCATGATGTGGCCTCGGGGCTGTTCTGCAAGTGTGAGCGAAGACGGTGCCTCCGGATTGTGGAAAGGGTGAGTCGGGCAGGTGGGGTGGGCCCGAGGCTCACCTGCACTCCTGACCCTCATAGCCCTGGCCCCATGCGTCACACCTCCGGCCCCCCACAGAGCCGAGGGTGTGGAGTGTGCCGGGGCTGTCAGACCCGAGAGGACTGTGGCCGTTGTCGAGTCTGCCTTCGCCCTCCCCGCCCTGGTCTCAGGCGCCAGTGGAGGTGCGTCCAGCGGCGTTGCCTGCGG CACCTTGCACACCGCCTCCGCCGCCACCATCAGCGATGTCAACGACGCCCTCCCCTAGCTGTGGCTCCCCCTGCT GGTAAACACGGCCGCCGCAGGGGAGGCTGCGACTCCAAGGTGGCTCCCCGGCGGCGCCCTCCCCGAACCCAGCCACTGCCTGCACTTCCGCCCTCGCAGCCTCCAGAGTCTCCAGAGCTG CACCCCAGAGCCCTGGCCCCCTCGCCACCTGCTGAATTCATCTATTACTGTGTAGACGAGGACGAGCTA cagCCTTACACGAACCGTCGGCAGAACCGCAAGTGTGGGGCCTGTGCGGCCTGCCTGCGGCGGATGGACTGTGGCCACTGCGACTTCTGCTGTGATAAGCCCAAATTCGGGGGCAGCAACCAGAAGCGCCAGAAGTGTCGTTGGCGCCAGTGCCTGCAGTTTGCTATG AAGCGGCTGCTGCCAAGTGTCTGGGCAGGTTCCGAGGATGGCGCCGGGCCACCCGCACCTTACCCGCGTCGAAAGAGGCCTGGCTCTGCTCGAAGGCCCCGTCTGGGTCAGACCCCGAAGCCTCCCTTGGCCACGCCCATGGCCCAGCCAGACCGTGCCCAGACTCCAGTGAAGCAGGAAGCAGGCAGTGGCTTTGTGCTGCCCCCGCCTGGCACCGACCTCGTGTTCTTACGGGAGGGTGCAAGCAGTCCCGTGCAGGTGCCTGGCCCAGCTCCAGCCTCCACAGCGGCTCTGTTACAG GCAGTAGACCCAGGCCTGCCACCTGTGAAGCAAGAGCCACCTGACCCTGAGGAGGACAAGGAGGAGGAGAACAAGGATGACCCCACCGCTGACTTGGCCCcagaggaggaggcaggaggggctggCACGCCCGTG ATCACGGAGATTTTCAGCCTGGGTGGAACCCGCCTCCGGGACACAGCAGTCTGGTTGCCAAG GTCCAAGGACCTTAAAAAACCTGGAGCTAGAAAGCAGTAG
- the LOC101339409 gene encoding methyl-CpG-binding domain protein 1 isoform X40, whose translation MAEDWLDCPALGPGWKRREVFRKSGATCGRSDTYYQSPTGDRIRSKVELTRYLGPACDLTLFDFKQGILCYPAPKAHSLAVPSRKRKKPSKPAKAQKRQVGPSKSEVRKEAPRDETKADAGTVPASLPAPGCCENCGISFSGDGTRRQRLKTLCKDCRAQRIAFNREQRMFKRVGCGECAACQVTEDCGACSTCLLQLPHDVASGLFCKCERRRCLRIVERSRGCGVCRGCQTREDCGRCRVCLRPPRPGLRRQWRCVQRRCLRHLAHRLRRHHQRCQRRPPLAVAPPAGKHGRRRGGCDSKVAPRRRPPRTQPLPALPPSQPPESPELHPRALAPSPPAEFIYYCVDEDELQPYTNRRQNRKCGACAACLRRMDCGHCDFCCDKPKFGGSNQKRQKCRWRQCLQFAMKRLLPSVWAGSEDGAGPPAPYPRRKRPGSARRPRLGQTPKPPLATPMAQPDRAQTPVKQEAGSGFVLPPPGTDLVFLREGASSPVQVPGPAPASTAALLQAVDPGLPPVKQEPPDPEEDKEEENKDDPTADLAPEEEAGGAGTPVITEIFSLGGTRLRDTAVWLPRSKDLKKPGARKQ comes from the exons ATGGCTGAGGACTGGCTGGACTGCCcggccctgggccctggctggAAGCGCCGTGAGGTCTTTCGCAAGTCAGGTGCCACCTGTGGACGCTCAGACACCTATTACCAGAG ccccacaggaGACAGGATCCGAAGCAAAGTTGAGCTGACCCGATACCTGGGCCCTGCGTGCGATCTCACCCTCTTTGACTTCAAACAAGGCATCCTGTGCTATCCAGCCCCTAAG GCCCATTCCTTGGCCGTCCCCAGCAGGAAGCGGAAGAAGCCTTCGAAGCCAGCCAAGGCTCAGAAACGTCAGGTTGGACCTTCGAAGAGCGAAGTCAGGAAGGAGGCCCCAAGGGATGAGACCAAGGCTGATGCTGGCACAGTCCCAGCCTCACTTCCTGCGCCTGG GTGCTGTGAGAACTGTGGAATCAGCTTTTCAGGGGATGGAACCCGACGGCAGCGACTCAAGACTCTGTGCAAGGACTGCCGAG CACAGAGAATTGCTTTCAACCGGGAGCAGAGGATGTTTAAG CGTGTGGGCTGCGGGGAGTGTGCGGCCTGCCAGGTAACAGAAGACTGTGGGGCCTGCTCCACCTGCCTTCTGCAGTTGCCCCATGATGTGGCCTCGGGGCTGTTCTGCAAGTGTGAGCGAAGACGGTGCCTCCGGATTGTGGAAAGG AGCCGAGGGTGTGGAGTGTGCCGGGGCTGTCAGACCCGAGAGGACTGTGGCCGTTGTCGAGTCTGCCTTCGCCCTCCCCGCCCTGGTCTCAGGCGCCAGTGGAGGTGCGTCCAGCGGCGTTGCCTGCGG CACCTTGCACACCGCCTCCGCCGCCACCATCAGCGATGTCAACGACGCCCTCCCCTAGCTGTGGCTCCCCCTGCT GGTAAACACGGCCGCCGCAGGGGAGGCTGCGACTCCAAGGTGGCTCCCCGGCGGCGCCCTCCCCGAACCCAGCCACTGCCTGCACTTCCGCCCTCGCAGCCTCCAGAGTCTCCAGAGCTG CACCCCAGAGCCCTGGCCCCCTCGCCACCTGCTGAATTCATCTATTACTGTGTAGACGAGGACGAGCTA cagCCTTACACGAACCGTCGGCAGAACCGCAAGTGTGGGGCCTGTGCGGCCTGCCTGCGGCGGATGGACTGTGGCCACTGCGACTTCTGCTGTGATAAGCCCAAATTCGGGGGCAGCAACCAGAAGCGCCAGAAGTGTCGTTGGCGCCAGTGCCTGCAGTTTGCTATG AAGCGGCTGCTGCCAAGTGTCTGGGCAGGTTCCGAGGATGGCGCCGGGCCACCCGCACCTTACCCGCGTCGAAAGAGGCCTGGCTCTGCTCGAAGGCCCCGTCTGGGTCAGACCCCGAAGCCTCCCTTGGCCACGCCCATGGCCCAGCCAGACCGTGCCCAGACTCCAGTGAAGCAGGAAGCAGGCAGTGGCTTTGTGCTGCCCCCGCCTGGCACCGACCTCGTGTTCTTACGGGAGGGTGCAAGCAGTCCCGTGCAGGTGCCTGGCCCAGCTCCAGCCTCCACAGCGGCTCTGTTACAG GCAGTAGACCCAGGCCTGCCACCTGTGAAGCAAGAGCCACCTGACCCTGAGGAGGACAAGGAGGAGGAGAACAAGGATGACCCCACCGCTGACTTGGCCCcagaggaggaggcaggaggggctggCACGCCCGTG ATCACGGAGATTTTCAGCCTGGGTGGAACCCGCCTCCGGGACACAGCAGTCTGGTTGCCAAG GTCCAAGGACCTTAAAAAACCTGGAGCTAGAAAGCAGTAG
- the LOC101339409 gene encoding methyl-CpG-binding domain protein 1 isoform X23 produces MAEDWLDCPALGPGWKRREVFRKSGATCGRSDTYYQSPTGDRIRSKVELTRYLGPACDLTLFDFKQGILCYPAPKAHSLAVPSRKRKKPSKPAKAQKRQVGPSKSEVRKEAPRDETKADAGTVPASLPAPGCCENCGISFSGDGTRRQRLKTLCKDCRAQRIAFNREQRMFKRVGCGECAACQVTEDCGACSTCLLQLPHDVASGLFCKCERRRCLRIVERVSRAGGVGPRLTCTPDPHSPGPMRHTSGPPQSRGCGVCRGCQTREDCGRCRVCLRPPRPGLRRQWRCVQRRCLRGKHGRRRGGCDSKVAPRRRPPRTQPLPALPPSQPPESPELHPRALAPSPPAEFIYYCVDEDELQPYTNRRQNRKCGACAACLRRMDCGHCDFCCDKPKFGGSNQKRQKCRWRQCLQFAMKRLLPSVWAGSEDGAGPPAPYPRRKRPGSARRPRLGQTPKPPLATPMAQPDRAQTPVKQEAGSGFVLPPPGTDLVFLREGASSPVQVPGPAPASTAALLQEAQCPGLSWVVALPQVKQEKADAQEDWTPGTAILTSPVLLPGCPSKAVDPGLPPVKQEPPDPEEDKEEENKDDPTADLAPEEEAGGAGTPVITEIFSLGGTRLRDTAVWLPRSKDLKKPGARKQ; encoded by the exons ATGGCTGAGGACTGGCTGGACTGCCcggccctgggccctggctggAAGCGCCGTGAGGTCTTTCGCAAGTCAGGTGCCACCTGTGGACGCTCAGACACCTATTACCAGAG ccccacaggaGACAGGATCCGAAGCAAAGTTGAGCTGACCCGATACCTGGGCCCTGCGTGCGATCTCACCCTCTTTGACTTCAAACAAGGCATCCTGTGCTATCCAGCCCCTAAG GCCCATTCCTTGGCCGTCCCCAGCAGGAAGCGGAAGAAGCCTTCGAAGCCAGCCAAGGCTCAGAAACGTCAGGTTGGACCTTCGAAGAGCGAAGTCAGGAAGGAGGCCCCAAGGGATGAGACCAAGGCTGATGCTGGCACAGTCCCAGCCTCACTTCCTGCGCCTGG GTGCTGTGAGAACTGTGGAATCAGCTTTTCAGGGGATGGAACCCGACGGCAGCGACTCAAGACTCTGTGCAAGGACTGCCGAG CACAGAGAATTGCTTTCAACCGGGAGCAGAGGATGTTTAAG CGTGTGGGCTGCGGGGAGTGTGCGGCCTGCCAGGTAACAGAAGACTGTGGGGCCTGCTCCACCTGCCTTCTGCAGTTGCCCCATGATGTGGCCTCGGGGCTGTTCTGCAAGTGTGAGCGAAGACGGTGCCTCCGGATTGTGGAAAGGGTGAGTCGGGCAGGTGGGGTGGGCCCGAGGCTCACCTGCACTCCTGACCCTCATAGCCCTGGCCCCATGCGTCACACCTCCGGCCCCCCACAGAGCCGAGGGTGTGGAGTGTGCCGGGGCTGTCAGACCCGAGAGGACTGTGGCCGTTGTCGAGTCTGCCTTCGCCCTCCCCGCCCTGGTCTCAGGCGCCAGTGGAGGTGCGTCCAGCGGCGTTGCCTGCGG GGTAAACACGGCCGCCGCAGGGGAGGCTGCGACTCCAAGGTGGCTCCCCGGCGGCGCCCTCCCCGAACCCAGCCACTGCCTGCACTTCCGCCCTCGCAGCCTCCAGAGTCTCCAGAGCTG CACCCCAGAGCCCTGGCCCCCTCGCCACCTGCTGAATTCATCTATTACTGTGTAGACGAGGACGAGCTA cagCCTTACACGAACCGTCGGCAGAACCGCAAGTGTGGGGCCTGTGCGGCCTGCCTGCGGCGGATGGACTGTGGCCACTGCGACTTCTGCTGTGATAAGCCCAAATTCGGGGGCAGCAACCAGAAGCGCCAGAAGTGTCGTTGGCGCCAGTGCCTGCAGTTTGCTATG AAGCGGCTGCTGCCAAGTGTCTGGGCAGGTTCCGAGGATGGCGCCGGGCCACCCGCACCTTACCCGCGTCGAAAGAGGCCTGGCTCTGCTCGAAGGCCCCGTCTGGGTCAGACCCCGAAGCCTCCCTTGGCCACGCCCATGGCCCAGCCAGACCGTGCCCAGACTCCAGTGAAGCAGGAAGCAGGCAGTGGCTTTGTGCTGCCCCCGCCTGGCACCGACCTCGTGTTCTTACGGGAGGGTGCAAGCAGTCCCGTGCAGGTGCCTGGCCCAGCTCCAGCCTCCACAGCGGCTCTGTTACAG GAGGCCCAGTGCCCTGGCCTGAGTTGGGTCGTGGCCTTACCCCAGGTGAAGCAAGAGAAGGCGGATGCCCAGGAAGACTGGACACCGGGCACAGCCATCCTGACTTCTCCTGTATTGCTGCCTGGCTGCCCCAGCAAG GCAGTAGACCCAGGCCTGCCACCTGTGAAGCAAGAGCCACCTGACCCTGAGGAGGACAAGGAGGAGGAGAACAAGGATGACCCCACCGCTGACTTGGCCCcagaggaggaggcaggaggggctggCACGCCCGTG ATCACGGAGATTTTCAGCCTGGGTGGAACCCGCCTCCGGGACACAGCAGTCTGGTTGCCAAG GTCCAAGGACCTTAAAAAACCTGGAGCTAGAAAGCAGTAG
- the LOC101339409 gene encoding methyl-CpG-binding domain protein 1 isoform X41 codes for MAEDWLDCPALGPGWKRREVFRKSGATCGRSDTYYQSPTGDRIRSKVELTRYLGPACDLTLFDFKQGILCYPAPKAHSLAVPSRKRKKPSKPAKAQKRQVGPSKSEVRKEAPRDETKADAGTVPASLPAPGCCENCGISFSGDGTRRQRLKTLCKDCRAQRIAFNREQRMFKRVGCGECAACQVTEDCGACSTCLLQLPHDVASGLFCKCERRRCLRIVERSRGCGVCRGCQTREDCGRCRVCLRPPRPGLRRQWRCVQRRCLRGKHGRRRGGCDSKVAPRRRPPRTQPLPALPPSQPPESPELQPYTNRRQNRKCGACAACLRRMDCGHCDFCCDKPKFGGSNQKRQKCRWRQCLQFAMKRLLPSVWAGSEDGAGPPAPYPRRKRPGSARRPRLGQTPKPPLATPMAQPDRAQTPVKQEAGSGFVLPPPGTDLVFLREGASSPVQVPGPAPASTAALLQEAQCPGLSWVVALPQVKQEKADAQEDWTPGTAILTSPVLLPGCPSKAVDPGLPPVKQEPPDPEEDKEEENKDDPTADLAPEEEAGGAGTPVITEIFSLGGTRLRDTAVWLPRSKDLKKPGARKQ; via the exons ATGGCTGAGGACTGGCTGGACTGCCcggccctgggccctggctggAAGCGCCGTGAGGTCTTTCGCAAGTCAGGTGCCACCTGTGGACGCTCAGACACCTATTACCAGAG ccccacaggaGACAGGATCCGAAGCAAAGTTGAGCTGACCCGATACCTGGGCCCTGCGTGCGATCTCACCCTCTTTGACTTCAAACAAGGCATCCTGTGCTATCCAGCCCCTAAG GCCCATTCCTTGGCCGTCCCCAGCAGGAAGCGGAAGAAGCCTTCGAAGCCAGCCAAGGCTCAGAAACGTCAGGTTGGACCTTCGAAGAGCGAAGTCAGGAAGGAGGCCCCAAGGGATGAGACCAAGGCTGATGCTGGCACAGTCCCAGCCTCACTTCCTGCGCCTGG GTGCTGTGAGAACTGTGGAATCAGCTTTTCAGGGGATGGAACCCGACGGCAGCGACTCAAGACTCTGTGCAAGGACTGCCGAG CACAGAGAATTGCTTTCAACCGGGAGCAGAGGATGTTTAAG CGTGTGGGCTGCGGGGAGTGTGCGGCCTGCCAGGTAACAGAAGACTGTGGGGCCTGCTCCACCTGCCTTCTGCAGTTGCCCCATGATGTGGCCTCGGGGCTGTTCTGCAAGTGTGAGCGAAGACGGTGCCTCCGGATTGTGGAAAGG AGCCGAGGGTGTGGAGTGTGCCGGGGCTGTCAGACCCGAGAGGACTGTGGCCGTTGTCGAGTCTGCCTTCGCCCTCCCCGCCCTGGTCTCAGGCGCCAGTGGAGGTGCGTCCAGCGGCGTTGCCTGCGG GGTAAACACGGCCGCCGCAGGGGAGGCTGCGACTCCAAGGTGGCTCCCCGGCGGCGCCCTCCCCGAACCCAGCCACTGCCTGCACTTCCGCCCTCGCAGCCTCCAGAGTCTCCAGAGCTG cagCCTTACACGAACCGTCGGCAGAACCGCAAGTGTGGGGCCTGTGCGGCCTGCCTGCGGCGGATGGACTGTGGCCACTGCGACTTCTGCTGTGATAAGCCCAAATTCGGGGGCAGCAACCAGAAGCGCCAGAAGTGTCGTTGGCGCCAGTGCCTGCAGTTTGCTATG AAGCGGCTGCTGCCAAGTGTCTGGGCAGGTTCCGAGGATGGCGCCGGGCCACCCGCACCTTACCCGCGTCGAAAGAGGCCTGGCTCTGCTCGAAGGCCCCGTCTGGGTCAGACCCCGAAGCCTCCCTTGGCCACGCCCATGGCCCAGCCAGACCGTGCCCAGACTCCAGTGAAGCAGGAAGCAGGCAGTGGCTTTGTGCTGCCCCCGCCTGGCACCGACCTCGTGTTCTTACGGGAGGGTGCAAGCAGTCCCGTGCAGGTGCCTGGCCCAGCTCCAGCCTCCACAGCGGCTCTGTTACAG GAGGCCCAGTGCCCTGGCCTGAGTTGGGTCGTGGCCTTACCCCAGGTGAAGCAAGAGAAGGCGGATGCCCAGGAAGACTGGACACCGGGCACAGCCATCCTGACTTCTCCTGTATTGCTGCCTGGCTGCCCCAGCAAG GCAGTAGACCCAGGCCTGCCACCTGTGAAGCAAGAGCCACCTGACCCTGAGGAGGACAAGGAGGAGGAGAACAAGGATGACCCCACCGCTGACTTGGCCCcagaggaggaggcaggaggggctggCACGCCCGTG ATCACGGAGATTTTCAGCCTGGGTGGAACCCGCCTCCGGGACACAGCAGTCTGGTTGCCAAG GTCCAAGGACCTTAAAAAACCTGGAGCTAGAAAGCAGTAG